The Lycium barbarum isolate Lr01 chromosome 10, ASM1917538v2, whole genome shotgun sequence genome includes a region encoding these proteins:
- the LOC132613561 gene encoding protein ACTIVITY OF BC1 COMPLEX KINASE 8, chloroplastic: MHTYNNNSKEMASISATTLSIATIPEASRRSFRLPVTRFSSRRIKAVKREENVALEEKVINGSVNGSVKKKSGDGLLYSNGSSVGVIESEKESLLVKYVNGNGSVAAAKSVVEVKGEEVLVEEKKRNNNNNNNNNKKKKKKKSVEEIGQEDAWFKTNKQVQVSVKPGGRWNRFRTYSTIQRTLEIWGSVFTFLFKAWLNNQKFSYRGGMTEAKKVERRKVLARWLKETILRLGPTFIKIGQQFSTRVDILAQEYVDQLSELQDQVPPFPSETAVSIVEEELGGPLDDIFERFDREPIAAASLGQVHRARLNGQEVVVKVQRPGLKDLFDIDLKNLRVIAEYLQKIDPKSDGAKRDWVAIYDECASVLYQEIDYTKEAANAELFASNFKNMDYVKVPSIYWEYTTPQVLTMEYVPGIKINRIEALDQLGVDRKRLGRYAVESYLEQILSHGFFHADPHPGNIAVDDVNGGRLIFYDFGMMGSISPNIREGLLETFYGVYEKDPDKVLQASIQMGILVPTGDMTAVRRTAQFFLNSFEERLAAQRKERETAQAELGFKKPLTKEEQKEKKKQRLAAIGEDLLAIAADQPFRFPATFTFVVRAFSVLDGIGKGLDPRFDITEIAKPYALELLRFREAGIEVVVKDFKKRWDRQSQAFYNLFRQADRVEKLAAIIQRLEQGDLKLRVRALESERAFQRVSAVQKTIGSAVAAGSLVNLATILYLNSIRMPSIIAYAVCAFFGFQVLFGLLKVKKLDERERLITGTA; the protein is encoded by the exons ATGCAcacatataataataatagtaaagaAATGGCGAGTATTTCAGCTACTACACTTTCCATTGCAACTATACCAGAAGCTTCTAGAAGAAGCTTCCGATTACCAGTTACTAGGTTTTCATCGCGTCGAATAAAGGCGGTGAAGAGAGAAGAGAATGTGGCGTTAGAGGAGAAGGTAATTAACGGTAGTGTGAATGGGAGTGTGAAGAAGAAAAGCGGTGATGGATTGTTGTATAGTAATGGAAGCAGTGTAGGTGTGATTGAGAGTGAAAAGGAGAGTTTGTTAGTGAAGTATGTGAACGGGAATGGTAGTGTAGCTGCGGCGAAGAGTGTGGTGGAGGTGAAGGGGGAAGAGGTGCTGGTTGAGGAGAAGAagaggaataataataataataataataataataagaagaagaagaagaagaagagtgtAGAGGAGATCGGGCAAGAGGATGCTTGGTTTAAAACGAATAAGCAAGTTCAG GTTTCTGTCAAGCCTGGAGGCCGTTGGAACAGATTCAGAACATATTCAACAATTCAAAGGACTTTGGAGATATGGGGATCTGTtttcacttttttatttaaggcttGGTTGAATAATCAGAAGTTCTCCTATCGAG GCGGGATGACAGAAGCAAAAAAAGTTGAGCGGAGAAAGGTCCTCGCTAGGTGGTTAAAAGAAACTATTTTGAGATTGGGTCCTACTTTTATCAAGATTGGCCAGCAATTCTCAACAAGAGTGGACATTCTTGCTCAGGAGTATGTTGATCAATTGTCTGAGCTTCAG GACCAAGTTCCTCCTTTCCCATCGGAAACTGCTGTATCAATAGTTGAAGAAGAACTTGGAGGCCCATTGGATGATATATTTGAAAGATTTGACCGTGAACCAATAGCTGCTGCAAGTCTTG GTCAGGTGCATCGTGCAAGATTGAATGGGCAGGAAGTTGTTGTCAAAGTACAAAGGCCCGGTCTTAAGGATCTTTTTGATATCGATCTTAAAAACCTGAGG GTGATAGCTGAATATCTGCAGAAAATAGATCCTAAATCTGATGGTGCAAAAAGAGATTGGGTTGCAATCTATGATGAATGTGCAAGTGTCTTGTATCAG GAGATTGATTATACTAAGGAAGCTGCCAATGCGGAATTGTTTGCAAGTAACTTCAAAAACATGGATTATGTGAAAGTCCCGTCAATATACTGGGAATATACCACACCACAG GTTTTGACAATGGAGTATGTCCCAGGCATTAAAATAAACAGGATAGAAGCCTTAGATCAGTTGGGCGTTGATAGGAAAAG GTTAGGGAGGTATGCGGTTGAATCCTATCTGGAGCAGATTCTGTCTCATGGTTTCTTCCATGCTGATCCA CATCCTGGAAATATAGCTGTGGATGATGTTAACGGTGGAAGGTTGATCTTTTATGATTTTGGAATGATGGGAAG CATAAGTCCTAATATCAGAGAAGGCTTGCTGGAAACATTCTATGGAGTTTATGAGAAAGATCCAGATAAG GTCCTGCAAGCAAGTATTCAAATGGGTATTCTGGTGCCTACTGGCGACATGACTGCTGTCAGACGAACTGCACAGTTTTTCCTTAATAG CTTTGAAGAGCGCCTTGCAGCACAAAGAAAGGAGAGAGAAACGGCACAAGCAGAACTTGGGTTCAAAAAGCCATTGACCAAGGAggaacaaaaagagaaaaagaagcaACGTTTGGCTGCAATTG GTGAAGATCTACTAGCCATTGCAGCAGATCAGCCATTCCGATTTCCTGCCACATTCACTTTTGTAGTTAGAGCATTTTCAG TTTTGGATGGCATTGGAAAGGGTCTTGATCCACGATTTGATATCACTGAAATTGCCAAACC CTATGCTCTAGAGCTGCTTAGGTTTCGTGAAGCTGGCATTGAAGTTGTGGTAAAG GACTTCAAGAAGAGATGGGACAGACAGTCTCAAGCATTTTACAACTTGTTCAGGCAGGCTGATAGAGTTGAGAAACTTGCTGCAATTATCCAGCGATTG GAGCAAGGTGATCTTAAGCTACGGGTTAGAGCTTTAGAATCTGAAAGGGCTTTCCAACGTGTTTCAGCTGTTCAGAAGACAATTGGAAGT GCAGTTGCAGCTGGAAGCTTGGTTAACCTAGCTACAATTTTGTATCTCAACTCCATCCGT ATGCCCTCAATTATAGCATACGCTGTCTGTGCATTCTTTGGCTTCCAAGTCCTCTTTGGCCTTCTGAAGGTTAAAAAATTAGATGAACGAGAAAGATTGATTACTGGAACAGCTTGA